A segment of the Verrucomicrobiota bacterium genome:
TTTCCATCAGGCGGCTGATGATATGCTTTCGATTCTGCACGATTTGCGGAAGTTTGGAAAACTCTGGCTGGAGCAGAATTTTTTGAAGGACTTCGATTAGTTTGTTGCGTGCGGGAATACTTTCCCAGAAACCGGTTAGTTTCAGTTCGCGTTCGATTTCGCCATAGACGTTGAGGGTCAGTGCGACGAGCTGGCTGATTTTCTCTTCTCCATTCATTCCATAATTACCTTTGCCTTCAGCCACCGCCTGGTTATCTGCATCCAGGGGATCTACTCCAAAAATCTCCTGTTTAAGTATACGGTAAATAGGTAGCTGCTTTTTACGGTGTAACCCGTAGGCCGGTTCTTTTCCAGCGTTCACTATTCGTTGACGCAGCTTTTCCAGTTCTTCGTAGATCTTATTCCAGTTGTCGGCGAACTCCACGAATATTAATCGCAACGCTTCGGCAAAGGATGCCTGGAGCTGCGGGTCGTCCATGAGTTCAACATCGATATGATGGCGCACGGCGTGTTCAATCTCCGCAGCACAGGTTTTGATTCGCTTGTGCTTCTTCACTTCCTTCTGGAAATCGTCATCCAGAATTGAGATGGGTTCGACTTTCACATCTATGCCCCGTGACACCAGGAACGCGTCCGTTATACTGCGCAGCTTGGGAGGTATTCCTTTCATACTCAAGCGCGCGTCGCGAAAATGCTTTGCCGCCAAGACGTTGATTTCCGTCAGCGCATTGTAGTCAGCTGTGAAATTCAAAGCCTCTTTGGCCGGATAAACCAGATTCAGATTTTTGGTAAATTGCTTGAAGAGGCTCATGAATTCAAAACGCAAATCCTCGTCGTAGAAAATGTCGTAGAAAGCATCGTGGTCCGTCAGGTCTGTCAGCCCATTTTGTTCAAGCAGGACAATGATCGCATCATGACTGGCTTTGAGCTCTCGCAATTCTTCCTCTGGAAAACTCAGGGCGGCGGTGACTTCCTTTTGCTCGCGCTCATCGTAGTTATCGAGTGCTTTTTTGAGGTGGTGCCCAACGCCTACATAATCGACGACAAACCCTTTGTCTTTGGTTTCACCGCTGACCCGGTTCACACGAGCGATTGCCTGAAGCAGTCCGTGCGCGACGATCACTTTATCGAGATACATTACTTGCTCCACCGGTGCGTCGAAGCCCGTCAGCAACATGTTGTTGACGATGACTATACCCATGTCGCCATTCACTCCCTCGTCCTCACTTCCGAAAGCGAGCTTGAAGCTTTTGATCGTATTCTTCTGCTTCGATGAATCAGTATATGCCTTGATATGCAGCTTATCATTATGCTTCCCGGAAATAACCACATCCGTTTTAAGCTTCTTCAAAGTCTGCAACTCTTGGCTCCCAGGACTGGCGATTTCCATTTTGACAATCGCATCAGCCAGAGCCGAATCGATAGGCTTCTTGTAACGCACAGCGGCTTCACGCGATGTCGCCACAATCTGCGCCTTGTAGCCGTTGGGAAAGACGTGGGTGAGATAGTGCTCCACCATATCCTTGGCTTTGGCCTCAATGGTCGGTTCAGCTTCGAGATAAGCCCGGCGTGAACCGTAACCAAGAATTTCCAGGCGCTCATTCAGTTTGTATTCACTGAAAACATCCTCGAACCGGGCATCCATTCCCGCCTTGTCGCTTACCTCGGCATTGTGGGTACGTCCCTCGTAGACGATCTCCAACGTCACTCCGTCATCGATTGCCTGGCGCATGGTGTATTTATCGATGTAGTCACCGAATACCCGTTCTGTTTTATCGATGGGTGTCCCGGTGTACCCGATACGCGAAGCATTGGGAATCGCCTTGTCCAGATTGGCTGCCAGCTTGGAATACTGCGAGCGGTGCGCCTCGTCTGTCATTACCAGTATGTGCGGGCTGGTATTCAATTCGGGAAAGATTTCTGTCAGATCCGCTTCGCGAAATTTATGAATCATCGCCATCACCAGATCCGAGGTGTCACTGGCCAGCAGCTCCTTGAGCTTCCTGATGCTGTTGGCGACCTTGACGGTGAACCCGATACTCTGGCTCGTTTCGCTCAGCTGATCCTCCAG
Coding sequences within it:
- a CDS encoding HsdR family type I site-specific deoxyribonuclease, giving the protein MSRKNTSAQIRLDERNHVEKPLLDQLAALDWEIIDLEMKQQPAESHRTNFTEVVMLPVLREQLKVIQPWLEDDQVEEVIKQLTASFPSGNLLQNNQHVFRLLLEGTSVSENRQSGEKSPTVRFIDFKQRQNNRFIAVCQFKVRILGTEHHIIPDIVLFLNGLPVVVIECKSPKAKEPIAEAIDQLMRYSEQRGDKGEGSAPLFYFNHFIVSTCRQQAKFGTITTHNEKHFYRWSDPFPRSIDELEHGTSSPNDQQRLVAGMLDHNNLLDLLLSFTLFGTNDKGELIKMVGRYQQFRAVKLAVKRLLDGKNPRKRSGIVWHTQGSGKSLTMMFMVREMYRHASLSKWKVVFVTDRTQLEDQLSETSQSIGFTVKVANSIRKLKELLASDTSDLVMAMIHKFREADLTEIFPELNTSPHILVMTDEAHRSQYSKLAANLDKAIPNASRIGYTGTPIDKTERVFGDYIDKYTMRQAIDDGVTLEIVYEGRTHNAEVSDKAGMDARFEDVFSEYKLNERLEILGYGSRRAYLEAEPTIEAKAKDMVEHYLTHVFPNGYKAQIVATSREAAVRYKKPIDSALADAIVKMEIASPGSQELQTLKKLKTDVVISGKHNDKLHIKAYTDSSKQKNTIKSFKLAFGSEDEGVNGDMGIVIVNNMLLTGFDAPVEQVMYLDKVIVAHGLLQAIARVNRVSGETKDKGFVVDYVGVGHHLKKALDNYDEREQKEVTAALSFPEEELRELKASHDAIIVLLEQNGLTDLTDHDAFYDIFYDEDLRFEFMSLFKQFTKNLNLVYPAKEALNFTADYNALTEINVLAAKHFRDARLSMKGIPPKLRSITDAFLVSRGIDVKVEPISILDDDFQKEVKKHKRIKTCAAEIEHAVRHHIDVELMDDPQLQASFAEALRLIFVEFADNWNKIYEELEKLRQRIVNAGKEPAYGLHRKKQLPIYRILKQEIFGVDPLDADNQAVAEGKGNYGMNGEEKISQLVALTLNVYGEIERELKLTGFWESIPARNKLIEVLQKILLQPEFSKLPQIVQNRKHIISRLMEIAEKNNDTILYAS